The following are from one region of the Stenotrophomonas lactitubi genome:
- a CDS encoding bifunctional diguanylate cyclase/phosphodiesterase, translating to MSTEADRALEASHNEPVLSAALVRALHALLPETAVVRVGWDDPQLGSGQGGWPIGGGGEDVWQPLADHAEGRHGWEYDGARLLLSVRGATPSPAWWGLARQAMELALQRDRQAGQIKALEQAERLQQALFQIADLAGADLEMGEMLRHVHGVLGTLMYAQNCYIVEYDDARRQIRFLYFADQVDDFVADPAQSYDIDQMPRSLTVALLRHGRPLSGPSRELLARVDQEHDPQRGPESLDWLGVPMLRDGRVCGAIVVQSYEHADRYGEAERALLGFVAQHVQTAMDRRQAQVRLEQQVERRTQELQRANLSLQDEVAERRRAEQLQTALYNIAEMAMSADSLAQFYGQVHGVVGRLLDARNFYIALVNAEGDGLDFVYSVDEHNASRAPRAFSRGLTEYVVRHRRPLLASRAQIDALLETGEVRESGARSQCWLGVPLLRDDEVVGAIVVQSYTEQIAFSVHDQRLLIFVAQNIGTGLARQRDQQRLRSAHAELEKRVEERTRELGEVNEKLLGQIGERLRAEQRLTHQAMHDALTGLPNRLHLLDRLQDALALARREGGPVFAVLFLDLDRFKLVNDSIGHAAGDRMLVEVAKRIVSMAGDNDVVARLGGDEFAVLLQCPDGLAQALDFGQRLLLALQESMWIAGRELFPSGSLGIALWNPRYRTGEELLRDADAAMYRAKAQGHDRCSIFDEEMREQALRSLDLEADLRRAINNRDFVPFYQPIVRLSDGEVVGHEALLRWKHERRGLLLPGAFLELGEESGLIEQVDWLIYEQVIAGLADGGRGYVSVNVSPRHFRSAEFSGRLYGLLEACNADPQRLRLEITEVALLDDGPHTLHILKGLRERGIQVQLDDFGTGFSALSYLHRFPISTLKIDQSFIAGLHGPEAQSTRALVEGVLSLARTLGIETIGEGIETEAQRDTLFELGCDYGQGYLLGRPAPWTRAAA from the coding sequence TTGTCCACCGAAGCCGACCGCGCGCTGGAAGCGTCACACAACGAGCCTGTGCTGAGCGCGGCGCTGGTGCGCGCGCTGCATGCGCTGCTGCCGGAAACGGCGGTCGTGCGCGTCGGTTGGGACGATCCGCAGCTCGGCAGCGGGCAGGGCGGTTGGCCGATCGGTGGCGGCGGCGAGGACGTCTGGCAGCCCTTGGCCGACCATGCCGAAGGCCGTCATGGCTGGGAGTACGACGGCGCCCGCTTGTTGCTGTCGGTGCGCGGGGCGACACCCTCTCCGGCCTGGTGGGGGCTGGCCCGGCAGGCGATGGAGCTGGCCTTGCAGCGCGACCGCCAGGCGGGTCAGATCAAGGCGCTGGAACAGGCCGAGCGGTTGCAGCAGGCCTTGTTCCAGATTGCCGACCTGGCCGGTGCCGACCTGGAAATGGGCGAGATGCTGCGCCACGTGCATGGCGTGCTGGGCACGCTGATGTATGCGCAGAACTGCTACATCGTCGAGTATGACGATGCCCGCCGGCAGATCCGCTTCCTGTACTTCGCCGACCAGGTCGATGACTTCGTTGCCGATCCTGCACAGAGCTACGACATCGACCAGATGCCGCGCAGCCTGACCGTGGCGTTGCTGCGGCATGGCCGGCCGCTGAGCGGGCCTTCGCGCGAACTGCTGGCGCGGGTAGACCAGGAGCACGACCCGCAGCGCGGCCCCGAAAGCCTGGACTGGCTGGGCGTGCCGATGCTGCGCGATGGCCGCGTGTGTGGTGCGATCGTGGTGCAGAGTTACGAGCACGCCGACCGCTACGGCGAAGCCGAACGGGCGCTGCTGGGTTTTGTCGCCCAGCACGTGCAGACCGCCATGGATCGTCGCCAGGCGCAGGTGCGGCTGGAGCAGCAGGTGGAACGGCGCACGCAGGAGCTGCAGCGCGCCAATCTCAGCCTGCAGGATGAAGTGGCCGAGCGCCGTCGTGCAGAGCAGCTGCAGACCGCGCTGTACAACATTGCCGAGATGGCGATGTCGGCCGACAGCCTGGCGCAGTTCTACGGGCAGGTCCACGGCGTGGTCGGGCGCTTGCTGGATGCGCGCAACTTCTACATCGCGCTGGTCAATGCCGAGGGAGATGGGCTGGATTTCGTCTATTCGGTAGACGAGCACAACGCGAGTCGTGCACCGCGCGCGTTCAGCCGAGGGTTGACCGAATATGTGGTCCGCCATCGGCGACCCCTGCTGGCCTCGCGTGCACAGATCGATGCGCTGCTGGAAACCGGCGAGGTGCGCGAATCCGGCGCACGTTCGCAGTGCTGGCTCGGCGTGCCGCTGCTGCGCGACGACGAAGTGGTCGGCGCGATCGTGGTGCAGAGCTACACCGAGCAGATCGCCTTCAGTGTGCATGACCAGCGCCTGCTGATTTTCGTCGCACAGAACATCGGCACCGGTCTTGCGCGCCAGCGCGACCAGCAGCGCCTGCGCTCGGCGCATGCCGAGCTGGAAAAACGGGTGGAAGAGCGCACCCGCGAACTGGGCGAGGTCAACGAAAAGCTGCTGGGCCAGATCGGCGAACGCCTGCGCGCCGAGCAGCGCCTCACCCACCAGGCCATGCACGACGCGTTGACCGGGCTGCCCAATCGCCTGCACCTGCTGGACAGGCTGCAGGATGCGCTCGCGCTGGCCCGGCGCGAAGGCGGCCCGGTGTTCGCGGTGCTGTTCCTGGACCTTGACCGCTTCAAGCTGGTCAACGACAGCATCGGCCACGCCGCCGGCGATCGCATGCTGGTGGAAGTGGCCAAGCGCATCGTATCGATGGCGGGTGACAACGACGTGGTTGCGCGCTTGGGCGGCGATGAGTTCGCCGTGCTGCTGCAATGCCCGGACGGGCTGGCGCAGGCGCTGGATTTCGGCCAGCGGTTGTTGTTGGCACTGCAGGAGTCGATGTGGATCGCCGGTCGGGAGCTGTTTCCCTCCGGCAGCCTGGGCATCGCCCTGTGGAACCCGCGTTATCGCACCGGTGAAGAACTGCTGCGCGACGCCGATGCGGCGATGTACCGGGCCAAGGCGCAGGGCCACGACCGCTGCTCGATCTTCGACGAGGAGATGCGCGAGCAGGCGCTGCGCAGTCTGGATCTTGAGGCTGACCTGCGGCGCGCGATCAACAACCGTGATTTCGTGCCGTTCTACCAGCCGATCGTGCGCCTGTCCGATGGCGAAGTGGTTGGCCACGAGGCCCTGCTGCGCTGGAAGCATGAGCGCCGCGGCCTGCTGCTGCCGGGCGCGTTCCTGGAACTGGGCGAGGAAAGTGGCCTGATCGAACAGGTCGACTGGCTGATTTACGAGCAGGTCATTGCCGGCCTCGCCGACGGCGGACGTGGCTATGTTTCAGTCAACGTGTCGCCACGGCATTTCCGCTCCGCCGAGTTCAGCGGACGGCTGTATGGATTGCTGGAGGCGTGCAACGCGGACCCACAGCGGCTGCGCCTGGAAATCACCGAGGTCGCGCTGCTCGACGATGGTCCGCATACGCTGCACATCCTCAAGGGCCTGCGCGAACGCGGCATCCAGGTGCAGCTGGACGATTTCGGTACCGGCTTCTCGGCGCTGTCCTACCTGCACCGCTTCCCGATCAGCACGTTGAAGATCGACCAGAGCTTCATTGCCGGCCTGCACGGGCCGGAGGCGCAGAGCACGCGCGCGCTGGTGGAGGGCGTGCTGTCACTGGCACGCACGCTGGGCATCGAGACAATTGGCGAAGGCATCGAGACCGAGGCGCAGCGTGACACGCTGTTTGAGCTCGGCTGCGACTACGGCCAGGGTTACCTGCTGGGCCG